Proteins from a single region of Allofrancisella inopinata:
- a CDS encoding FYVE zinc finger domain-containing protein, whose amino-acid sequence MVIDREYVFKNISNPNENSIAIGPLFTCVAFLLICYLDETDVDEIILFAAHLQCGGFEYKNLDIIDKKISKKNIQKLEYYYIIPGSIDKFYIEDIEKITAFLKEYSVIVQDNVIELCSDGAPTPLFIYTHISFQTTELTLRKTNSDLSLYIFDLIYEDQTKYAWERNSSICRCCKKTKLKLLHRHHCRVCGKSICDRCTFRKNIIDKHIRLATKNSFTPSRKKADENLLEVKICVNCINLYLDDISDFK is encoded by the coding sequence TTGGTTATAGATAGAGAATACGTTTTTAAAAATATAAGTAACCCTAATGAGAACTCTATAGCTATCGGACCTTTATTCACCTGTGTAGCATTTTTATTGATATGCTATTTAGATGAAACAGATGTTGATGAGATCATTCTATTTGCTGCTCACTTACAGTGTGGCGGTTTTGAATATAAAAATTTAGACATTATAGATAAAAAGATATCTAAAAAAAATATCCAAAAATTGGAATACTATTATATTATTCCAGGATCTATTGATAAATTCTATATAGAAGATATCGAGAAAATAACAGCTTTTCTAAAAGAATATAGTGTAATAGTTCAAGATAACGTAATTGAGCTATGTAGTGATGGTGCTCCTACTCCACTATTTATATATACCCATATTTCATTTCAAACTACAGAATTAACTTTAAGAAAAACTAATAGTGATTTGAGCTTATACATATTTGATCTTATATATGAAGATCAAACTAAATACGCATGGGAAAGAAATTCATCTATTTGTAGATGTTGTAAAAAAACAAAATTAAAACTACTTCATAGGCACCATTGTAGGGTGTGTGGTAAGTCAATATGTGATAGATGTACCTTTAGAAAAAATATAATTGATAAACACATCAGACTAGCTACAAAGAATAGCTTTACTCCTTCAAGAAAAAAAGCGGATGAAAACCTACTGGAAGTTAAAATTTGTGTCAATTGTATTAATCTATACTTAGATGATATTAGTGATTTTAAGTGA
- the trpCF gene encoding bifunctional indole-3-glycerol-phosphate synthase TrpC/phosphoribosylanthranilate isomerase TrpF → METILTKIVEAKRKWLFAKKRLFPLEIFKNEIVKADRNFYESLKSEKAVFILECKKGSPSKGIIRKKFNLNEIASVYKNYANAISVLTDEEFFMGSFANLEIVRNQVQQPILCKDFIIDEYQIYLARYYKADAILLMLSVLGDQEYKKLVKVANRLNMGILTEVSNEEELQRAINLKAKVIGINNRNLRDLSINLNTTKILAPKIPKETIIISESGIYKNKEVRDLRNYADGFLIGSSLMGERNLELAVRKIIYGFNKICGLTSVENAQKAYDAGAIYGGLIFVKESSRFINYDTAKQISKKVRLNYVGVFADANINEVVDFAYGLKLSAVQLHGNENQQYIDSLKAKLHKNCQIWKAYGVDTEIPKFLDNVDYHLLDSQVNGKKGGTGKTFDWNLIKDRKSIILSGGLNSTNIAKAIEFKCSGYDINSGVESKTGEKDEKKLQEVFEVIRNY, encoded by the coding sequence ATGGAAACGATATTAACAAAAATTGTTGAAGCAAAAAGAAAATGGCTTTTTGCAAAAAAGAGATTATTCCCTCTAGAAATTTTTAAAAATGAAATTGTCAAAGCAGATAGAAATTTTTATGAATCTTTAAAATCTGAAAAAGCAGTATTTATATTAGAATGCAAAAAAGGCTCACCTTCCAAAGGAATTATCCGTAAAAAGTTTAACCTTAATGAAATAGCTTCTGTATATAAAAATTATGCTAATGCTATCTCTGTACTTACAGATGAAGAGTTTTTTATGGGAAGTTTTGCAAACTTAGAAATAGTTAGAAACCAGGTTCAACAACCTATTTTATGTAAAGATTTTATTATAGATGAATACCAAATATATTTAGCTAGATATTATAAGGCAGATGCTATTTTATTAATGCTTTCTGTGCTTGGAGATCAAGAATATAAAAAATTAGTAAAAGTTGCTAATAGATTAAACATGGGTATTTTAACAGAAGTAAGTAATGAAGAGGAGCTGCAAAGAGCTATAAATCTAAAAGCAAAAGTTATAGGTATAAATAATCGTAACCTTAGAGATTTATCTATAAATTTAAACACAACAAAAATACTAGCCCCTAAAATACCAAAAGAAACAATTATAATTTCTGAGTCAGGTATTTATAAAAACAAAGAGGTTAGAGATTTAAGAAATTATGCTGATGGTTTTCTTATAGGTAGCTCTCTTATGGGGGAACGTAACCTAGAACTTGCTGTAAGAAAGATTATCTATGGATTTAATAAAATTTGTGGTTTAACATCTGTAGAAAATGCTCAAAAAGCATATGATGCGGGAGCTATTTATGGAGGATTAATTTTTGTAAAAGAATCTTCTCGTTTTATAAATTATGACACCGCTAAACAGATATCTAAAAAAGTTAGATTAAATTATGTAGGCGTATTTGCTGATGCTAATATTAATGAAGTTGTAGATTTTGCTTATGGTTTAAAGTTAAGTGCAGTCCAACTTCATGGCAACGAAAATCAGCAATACATAGATAGCTTAAAAGCTAAATTACATAAAAATTGTCAGATCTGGAAAGCGTACGGTGTAGATACAGAAATTCCGAAGTTTTTAGATAATGTTGATTACCATCTTTTAGATAGTCAAGTAAATGGTAAAAAAGGTGGTACAGGCAAAACTTTTGATTGGAATCTTATAAAGGATAGAAAAAGCATAATTTTATCTGGTGGTCTAAATTCTACAAATATAGCTAAAGCAATAGAGTTTAAATGTTCTGGATATGATATAAACTCAGGAGTAGAATCTAAAACTGGTGAAAAAGATGAGAAAAAATTACAAGAAGTTTTTGAAGTAATTAGAAATTATTAA
- a CDS encoding dihydroorotase has product MSTQSLLIKNATVVNEGKIFKSDIFIENGKITQINNHINKNADKIIDATDLYLLPGMIDDQVHFREPGLMYKADIESESRAAVMGGITSYMEMPNVNPATTVVERLAEKKERASQRSHANYAFYLGATNNNVQELKRLKPNDACGVKIFMGASTGDMLVDNQETLEGFFANSPLLIVTHCEDTPMIKTNEDKAREKYGENVPFDLHPDIRSREACFKSSQLAVSLAKKYNSRLHVLHLTTAEEMIHFNNELPLEQKRITAEVCAHHLFFSRKDYAEKGALIKCNPAIKEETDRLALLKAVKNDVIDVIATDHAPHTWEEKQGTYFKAPAGLPLVEQALISVLEHYHKGFLTLEQVVQKTAHAPAIVYKVKERGFIRESYMADLVLVDLNNPHTVTDECCHYKCGWTPFAGYTFKSKIHSTIVNGILKYHQGKIVSDKKGQALEFDHAF; this is encoded by the coding sequence ATGTCTACTCAAAGTTTACTTATTAAAAATGCTACCGTTGTAAATGAAGGAAAAATTTTTAAATCTGATATTTTCATCGAAAATGGCAAAATAACGCAAATTAATAATCATATAAATAAAAATGCTGATAAGATTATAGACGCTACAGATCTTTATTTATTACCAGGTATGATTGATGATCAGGTACATTTTAGAGAGCCTGGCTTAATGTATAAAGCAGATATAGAATCTGAGTCACGAGCAGCTGTAATGGGAGGTATTACCTCTTATATGGAGATGCCAAATGTTAACCCAGCTACTACGGTAGTTGAAAGATTAGCTGAGAAAAAAGAGCGAGCATCTCAACGTTCACATGCAAACTATGCTTTTTATTTAGGAGCTACAAATAACAATGTACAAGAGCTAAAGCGCCTAAAACCAAATGATGCTTGTGGAGTCAAAATTTTTATGGGCGCTTCAACTGGTGATATGTTAGTAGATAATCAAGAGACATTAGAGGGTTTTTTTGCTAATAGTCCTTTACTAATAGTGACTCACTGTGAAGATACACCTATGATTAAAACAAATGAAGATAAAGCCCGTGAAAAATATGGTGAAAATGTACCATTTGACTTGCATCCTGATATTCGTTCACGTGAAGCTTGCTTTAAATCGTCACAATTAGCAGTATCTTTAGCTAAAAAATATAACTCTCGTTTGCACGTTTTACATTTAACTACAGCTGAGGAAATGATTCATTTCAATAACGAGTTACCACTAGAACAAAAAAGGATTACAGCTGAAGTTTGTGCTCATCATTTATTTTTCTCACGTAAAGATTACGCTGAAAAAGGAGCTTTAATTAAATGTAATCCAGCTATAAAAGAAGAAACTGACCGTTTAGCTCTTTTAAAAGCAGTTAAAAATGATGTGATAGATGTGATAGCTACAGATCATGCTCCGCACACTTGGGAAGAAAAGCAAGGGACGTACTTTAAAGCACCAGCTGGTTTACCATTAGTTGAGCAAGCACTTATTTCGGTTTTAGAGCATTATCACAAAGGTTTCTTAACACTTGAACAAGTGGTACAAAAAACAGCTCACGCTCCTGCTATAGTGTATAAAGTTAAAGAACGTGGTTTTATTAGAGAAAGTTATATGGCTGATTTAGTGTTAGTCGATTTGAATAACCCACATACAGTAACTGATGAATGTTGTCATTATAAATGTGGATGGACACCATTTGCAGGTTATACATTTAAGTCAAAAATCCATTCAACTATCGTAAATGGCATATTAAAATATCATCAAGGAAAAATTGTAAGTGATAAAAAAGGTCAAGCCTTAGAGTTTGATCATGCGTTTTAA
- the pyrF gene encoding orotidine-5'-phosphate decarboxylase: MKIMFSADGISKSDLEKTAIISKYVDCIKIGHILCSTLSFKEIHELVGDKDIFLDFKLHDIPNTVKTAIENYSKAIPNFKYFTFHGTASDEMVKAALSADTQATPLAVITLSSDANFDKQDSLAKFERCMNLGVENFICHPHLVTDVKAKFGNKIKLYVPGVRLESDSKDDHFNALTPQKAKELEVDYIIVGRPLLKADNIVAKLQEFI; this comes from the coding sequence ATGAAAATAATGTTTTCAGCTGATGGCATTTCTAAGTCTGATTTAGAAAAGACAGCTATTATTTCAAAATATGTTGACTGTATCAAAATAGGTCATATCTTATGTTCTACTCTTTCTTTTAAAGAGATTCATGAACTTGTAGGCGATAAAGATATATTTTTAGATTTTAAGTTACATGATATTCCAAATACTGTTAAAACAGCCATTGAAAATTATTCAAAAGCTATTCCAAACTTTAAATATTTTACTTTTCATGGTACAGCTAGTGATGAGATGGTAAAAGCAGCTCTTAGTGCAGATACACAGGCTACACCTTTAGCAGTGATTACACTAAGTAGTGATGCTAATTTTGATAAACAAGATAGTTTAGCTAAATTTGAAAGATGTATGAATTTAGGTGTGGAAAACTTTATATGTCATCCACATTTAGTTACAGATGTAAAAGCTAAATTTGGTAATAAAATTAAGTTATATGTGCCAGGTGTTAGACTTGAATCAGATTCTAAAGATGACCATTTTAATGCTTTAACCCCGCAAAAAGCCAAAGAGTTAGAAGTTGACTATATAATAGTCGGAAGACCTCTATTAAAAGCTGATAATATCGTGGCTAAGTTACAAGAGTTTATATAA
- a CDS encoding HisA/HisF-related TIM barrel protein, with product MQNQNLKKIIISPPFGKYIKFKETSNVYGSFTVNRRWGLIKQAIKTIRKIEKNAWRNKIGLRNPGLANTKPPKRSQDIISLAALEIADWHSFAATLKTQKFANHKNIEINIGCPNASIVDFPAELAYLFEGRNISIKMPPTIDINAKIKEYLAVGITNFHLCNTIPTDKGGVSGYPLQKYTLPAIKAAREEFSNNITIIGGGGIYTLEDAQKYLDAGADHLSLSTVLFNPIKARKLIKRLLST from the coding sequence ATGCAAAACCAAAATTTAAAGAAGATAATAATCTCTCCACCCTTCGGTAAGTATATTAAATTTAAAGAAACCTCTAATGTCTATGGATCTTTTACAGTAAATAGACGTTGGGGCCTTATAAAACAAGCTATAAAAACAATTCGCAAAATAGAAAAAAATGCTTGGCGTAATAAGATAGGTTTACGTAACCCTGGTTTAGCAAACACAAAACCACCAAAAAGATCTCAAGATATTATTTCATTAGCAGCATTAGAGATAGCAGACTGGCATAGCTTTGCAGCAACTTTAAAAACACAAAAGTTTGCTAATCATAAAAATATAGAAATTAATATAGGTTGTCCTAATGCTAGTATTGTTGATTTTCCAGCTGAGCTTGCCTATCTATTTGAGGGTAGAAATATATCTATCAAAATGCCACCAACTATAGATATTAACGCTAAGATAAAGGAGTATTTAGCTGTTGGAATAACAAATTTTCACCTTTGTAATACGATTCCTACTGATAAAGGCGGAGTATCAGGTTATCCTTTACAGAAATACACTCTTCCAGCCATAAAAGCAGCTAGAGAAGAGTTTAGCAATAATATAACTATAATTGGCGGCGGTGGGATATATACCCTAGAAGATGCCCAAAAATACCTAGATGCTGGGGCTGATCATTTATCTCTAAGCACAGTTTTATTTAACCCTATTAAAGCGAGGAAACTTATAAAAAGGTTATTATCTACCTGA
- the iglE gene encoding type VI secretion system lipoprotein IglE encodes MMKKFLFSITTSLLLSGCITTTAKDQFYLNLKSSAQANQGNNYLVVYEQPSSMEKITQTTYDSLSKQILDSEHQTKLVHPQNLTDTLSFKSKDEPGAIYFVMNIGKDYNTWRYYIPNPAGNSWSCTVDNKGYISCKESE; translated from the coding sequence ATGATGAAAAAATTCCTCTTTAGTATAACCACCTCCCTTTTGTTGTCAGGTTGCATAACGACTACAGCAAAAGACCAATTTTATCTTAATCTAAAATCTTCTGCTCAGGCAAACCAAGGTAACAATTATCTAGTAGTTTATGAACAACCTAGTTCTATGGAAAAGATAACTCAGACAACATATGACTCTCTTAGCAAACAAATCTTAGATAGCGAGCACCAAACAAAGTTAGTTCACCCTCAGAATCTAACTGACACGTTGTCGTTTAAATCTAAGGATGAGCCTGGAGCTATATATTTTGTTATGAATATAGGCAAAGATTATAACACCTGGAGATATTATATACCTAACCCTGCTGGAAACTCATGGAGTTGTACAGTAGATAATAAGGGGTATATAAGCTGCAAAGAAAGCGAGTAA